One genomic segment of Fibrobacter sp. UWB5 includes these proteins:
- the rfbD gene encoding dTDP-4-dehydrorhamnose reductase, translated as MKFFVTGVGGQLGHDVMNELAKRGHTGVGSDMAPAYSGVADGSAVTTMPYVQLDITDSAAVDKALSEIKPDAVIHCAAWTAVDMAEDDANVAKVRAVNAGGTQNIANACKKLGCKMTYISTDYVFDGQGTEPWQPDCKDYKPLNVYGQTKLEGELAVANTLDKYFIVRIAWVFGLNGKNFIKTMLNVGKTHDTVRVVNDQIGTPTYTLDLSRLLVDMNETEKYGYYHATNEGGFISWYDFTCEIYKQAGLSTKVLPVTTAEYGLSKAARPFNSRLDKSKLVANGFKPLPTWQDALARYLKEIGE; from the coding sequence ATGAAATTCTTTGTGACAGGTGTTGGTGGCCAGCTGGGCCATGATGTAATGAATGAACTTGCAAAGCGCGGTCATACGGGTGTCGGTTCCGATATGGCGCCTGCCTATAGCGGTGTGGCTGACGGTTCTGCCGTCACGACCATGCCTTACGTGCAGCTCGACATTACAGACTCTGCCGCGGTTGACAAGGCTCTTTCTGAAATCAAGCCCGATGCCGTGATTCACTGCGCCGCATGGACTGCAGTCGACATGGCCGAAGACGATGCGAATGTGGCAAAAGTCCGCGCGGTAAACGCCGGCGGTACCCAGAACATCGCCAACGCCTGCAAAAAGCTCGGCTGCAAGATGACCTATATTAGCACCGACTACGTGTTCGACGGTCAGGGCACGGAACCCTGGCAGCCCGACTGCAAAGATTACAAACCTCTCAACGTTTACGGCCAGACCAAGCTCGAAGGCGAACTCGCCGTCGCCAATACGCTTGACAAGTACTTCATTGTGCGAATCGCTTGGGTGTTCGGCCTGAACGGCAAGAATTTTATCAAGACCATGCTGAACGTGGGCAAGACTCACGATACCGTGCGCGTGGTGAACGACCAGATCGGCACGCCCACCTACACGCTGGACCTTTCGCGCCTGCTCGTGGACATGAACGAAACCGAAAAGTACGGCTACTACCACGCCACCAACGAAGGCGGATTCATCAGCTGGTACGACTTTACCTGCGAAATTTACAAGCAGGCAGGCCTTTCTACCAAGGTGCTGCCGGTAACCACCGCCGAATATGGCCTGAGCAAGGCCGCGCGCCCCTTCAACAGCCGCCTCGACAAGAGCAAGCTCGTCGCAAACGGTTTCAAGCCGCTCCCGACCTGGCAAGACGCCCTCGCTCGCTACCTCAAGGAAATCGGAGAATAA
- a CDS encoding glycoside hydrolase family 11 protein — MKTLFKSGVKVGLALTLGVAGAYAQDFCSNAQHSGQKVTITSNQTGKIGDIGYELWDENGHGGSATFYSDGSMDCTITGAKDYLCRAGLSLGSNKTYKELGGDMIAEFKLVKSGASNVGYSYIGIYGWMEGVPGTASNLVEYYVIDNTLANDMPGSWIGNERKGTITVDGGTYTVYRNTRTGPAIKNSGNVTFYQYFSVRTSPRDCGTINISEHMRQWEKMGLTMGKLYEAKVLGEAGNVNGQVNGGHMDFPHAKVYVSNGDTPKSSASGAKSSSSSAAVKSSSSKGNGGSTSTTIDACKDEMGHQGESKTTQGQNNQSVTGNVGSSPYHYEIWYQGGNNNMTFYDNGTYKASWNGTNDFLARVGFKYNEDKTYQELGPIDAYFKWSKQGNAGGYNYIGIYGWTVDPLVEYYIVDDWFSEPGANLLGSKKGEFTVDGATYEIYQNQRNNAPSIKGNQTFPQYFSKRKGGARSCGHIDVTAHFKKWEELGMKMGKMYEAKVLVEAGGGSGSFDVSYFKMTDKAHPLAQPEPESSSSEEPKSSSSKEDKKSSSSEANVPSSSTTALFAQTIKLQDMSGTFQVLDMQGRYLGTVEMQAGSDMKDVLFAKFHKPGVYMVKQGNYLNTVRVNR; from the coding sequence ATGAAAACTCTATTCAAATCTGGCGTCAAAGTTGGTTTGGCTTTGACTTTGGGTGTAGCTGGGGCATATGCACAGGATTTCTGTAGCAATGCACAGCATTCTGGCCAAAAAGTAACGATTACTTCGAACCAGACAGGTAAAATCGGCGATATCGGTTACGAACTCTGGGACGAAAACGGTCATGGCGGTAGTGCTACCTTCTATAGCGACGGTTCCATGGACTGCACTATCACAGGTGCCAAGGACTATCTTTGCCGTGCGGGCCTTTCTCTTGGCAGTAACAAGACTTACAAGGAACTTGGCGGTGACATGATTGCCGAGTTCAAACTTGTGAAAAGTGGCGCAAGTAATGTGGGTTACTCCTATATCGGTATCTACGGCTGGATGGAAGGCGTTCCCGGAACAGCAAGTAACCTTGTTGAATACTACGTGATTGACAATACCCTCGCCAACGACATGCCGGGTAGCTGGATCGGTAACGAAAGAAAGGGTACCATTACGGTTGACGGCGGTACCTATACCGTTTATCGTAACACCCGTACCGGTCCGGCCATTAAGAACTCCGGTAACGTCACGTTCTATCAGTATTTCAGCGTGCGTACCTCGCCGCGCGATTGCGGTACCATCAATATTTCCGAACACATGAGACAGTGGGAAAAGATGGGCCTCACCATGGGTAAGCTTTACGAAGCCAAGGTGCTTGGTGAAGCTGGTAACGTCAATGGTCAAGTTAATGGTGGCCATATGGACTTCCCGCATGCCAAGGTGTATGTTTCTAACGGTGACACTCCGAAGTCCAGTGCTTCTGGCGCCAAGTCCAGCTCTTCGAGCGCTGCAGTTAAGTCCAGCTCCTCTAAGGGTAACGGTGGTTCTACCTCTACGACTATCGACGCCTGTAAGGACGAAATGGGCCACCAGGGTGAAAGCAAGACAACTCAGGGCCAGAACAACCAGAGCGTGACGGGTAACGTCGGCAGCTCTCCGTACCATTACGAAATCTGGTACCAGGGCGGCAACAACAACATGACGTTCTATGATAATGGTACTTATAAGGCCAGCTGGAACGGCACCAACGACTTCCTTGCCCGTGTGGGCTTCAAGTACAACGAAGACAAGACTTACCAAGAACTTGGTCCTATCGATGCTTACTTCAAGTGGAGCAAGCAGGGTAATGCCGGTGGTTACAACTATATCGGTATCTATGGTTGGACTGTCGACCCGCTCGTAGAATACTACATCGTGGATGACTGGTTCAGCGAACCGGGTGCAAATCTTCTGGGTTCCAAGAAGGGTGAGTTCACGGTTGATGGTGCAACTTATGAAATTTATCAGAACCAGCGTAATAACGCCCCCTCTATCAAGGGTAACCAGACCTTCCCGCAGTACTTCAGCAAGCGTAAGGGTGGAGCTCGTTCCTGCGGTCATATCGATGTTACCGCTCACTTCAAGAAGTGGGAAGAACTCGGTATGAAGATGGGTAAGATGTACGAAGCCAAGGTGCTTGTCGAAGCCGGTGGTGGCTCGGGTTCCTTCGATGTCTCTTACTTCAAGATGACGGACAAGGCTCATCCGCTTGCTCAGCCGGAACCGGAATCCAGCTCTAGCGAAGAACCCAAGTCCAGCTCCAGCAAGGAAGATAAGAAGTCCAGCTCCAGCGAAGCGAATGTCCCGAGCAGCTCTACTACCGCACTGTTTGCTCAGACGATCAAGCTCCAGGATATGAGTGGAACCTTCCAGGTGCTCGACATGCAGGGCCGTTACCTGGGTACTGTGGAAATGCAGGCCGGCAGCGACATGAAGGATGTGCTGTTCGCCAAGTTCCACAAGCCGGGTGTCTACATGGTCAAGCAGGGTAACTACTTGAACACGGTTAGGGTCAACCGCTAA
- the gyrA gene encoding DNA gyrase subunit A — protein sequence MSEELVPGSQIRSLIEKDMQDCYLRYSMSVIVARALPDARDGFKPVHRRVMYSMHKLGVVPNKPTVKSARIVGDVIGKYHPHGDSAVYETLVRMAQDFSLRYPLVFGQGNFGSIDGDGAAAMRYTEAKMNNMGALMLEDLEKDTVDMGPNFDESLEEPKVLPSALPNMLVNGTTGIAVGMATSMAPHNLREIANAIHAVAENPDIAGEDLLQYVSGPDFPTGGVICGRAGIRDAYLTGHGRVRVRARTEIDVDSRGKPRIVVSEIPYMVNKAELCKKIAELVKDKRVDGITDIRDESSREGMRIVIEMRKDVVAEVVLNNLFKNTQLQTTFSIYNLALVNNLPKLLTLKDLIQVYVDHRLEVITRSTQFDLNKAEARLHIIEGLRIATQNIDEVVQIIKSSPTTEAAKTALQDRFNLDDIQSQAIVDMRLAQLTGLNLEKLENEYNELVATVADLKDILEKRERRVKIMLDRLDAIVDKCGDDRRTSIEDAVDDYDYEDLIAEEEQVITLSREGYIKRLPIDTFKAQNRGGKGIIGATLKEEDNVEQIFTASTHSYLLVFTNKGRAYWTKVYRLPEGTRNGKGRPIINFIGLTEGEKVQAIVPVRKFGGYFCLVFATKKGVINKMDLTLFSRPRKAGVNAISLDEDDELVKVQLVGMSAEDFKASEAAEGDEVDAEAETQAAEAAIAEESEDAEDIEGRPIPKDLLMLATKNGQAVTFPISCFRAMGRGTHGVKGITLAEGDEVISLLWLKAGNKIVTITENGYGKRSEPSTYRITRRGSKGVRNLNVTDKVGAAVFVESVADDYDLIITSREGQVIRIKAADIRLTGRNAQGVKAISLREGDVVQDATALPSVEDIEQDSAEAKETFDKVEGVEVDDDSVEKIEDKPEQQIGVPSSDEE from the coding sequence ATGTCAGAAGAATTGGTACCAGGTTCGCAAATCAGGTCCCTGATTGAAAAGGACATGCAGGATTGCTACTTGCGCTATTCCATGAGCGTGATTGTGGCACGTGCGCTCCCTGATGCGCGTGACGGCTTTAAGCCGGTGCACCGCCGCGTGATGTACAGTATGCACAAGTTGGGCGTGGTGCCCAACAAGCCGACGGTCAAGAGTGCCCGTATCGTGGGTGATGTGATCGGTAAGTACCACCCGCATGGCGACTCCGCCGTGTACGAAACCTTGGTGCGTATGGCGCAGGACTTCTCGCTGCGTTACCCGCTGGTGTTCGGTCAGGGTAACTTCGGTTCTATCGACGGCGATGGTGCTGCTGCAATGCGTTACACCGAAGCCAAGATGAACAACATGGGCGCGCTCATGTTGGAAGACCTTGAAAAAGACACCGTGGACATGGGCCCGAACTTCGACGAATCTTTGGAAGAACCGAAGGTTTTGCCGTCTGCTCTCCCGAACATGCTGGTGAACGGTACCACCGGTATCGCCGTGGGTATGGCAACATCCATGGCTCCGCACAATTTACGCGAAATTGCAAACGCAATCCATGCGGTGGCCGAAAATCCGGATATTGCCGGCGAAGACTTGCTGCAGTACGTGTCTGGTCCGGACTTCCCGACCGGCGGCGTGATTTGTGGCCGCGCTGGCATTCGCGATGCTTATTTGACGGGGCATGGCCGCGTGCGTGTGCGTGCCCGTACCGAAATCGATGTCGATAGCCGCGGTAAGCCGCGCATTGTCGTGAGCGAAATTCCTTACATGGTCAACAAGGCCGAACTCTGTAAGAAGATTGCAGAATTGGTGAAGGACAAACGTGTCGACGGCATTACCGACATCCGCGATGAATCTAGCCGCGAAGGTATGCGCATCGTGATTGAAATGCGCAAGGACGTGGTCGCCGAAGTCGTTTTGAATAATTTGTTCAAAAACACGCAGTTGCAGACGACGTTCAGCATTTACAATTTGGCTCTCGTCAATAACCTGCCGAAGCTCCTGACTCTCAAGGACCTCATCCAGGTTTATGTGGATCACCGCTTGGAAGTGATTACGCGTTCCACGCAGTTTGACTTGAACAAGGCCGAAGCCCGCTTGCACATTATCGAAGGCCTGCGCATTGCAACGCAGAACATTGACGAAGTGGTGCAGATTATCAAGTCGAGCCCGACGACCGAAGCCGCAAAGACTGCTTTGCAGGACCGCTTCAACCTGGACGACATTCAGTCCCAGGCTATCGTGGACATGCGTCTTGCCCAGCTCACGGGCCTGAACTTGGAAAAGTTGGAAAACGAATACAACGAACTCGTTGCTACCGTTGCCGACTTGAAGGATATTCTGGAAAAACGCGAACGCCGCGTGAAGATTATGCTCGACCGTCTCGACGCCATCGTGGACAAGTGTGGCGATGACCGCCGTACTTCTATCGAAGACGCTGTCGACGACTACGATTACGAAGACCTGATTGCCGAAGAAGAACAGGTGATTACGCTCAGCCGCGAAGGCTACATCAAGCGCTTGCCGATCGATACCTTCAAGGCTCAGAACCGTGGCGGCAAGGGCATTATCGGCGCAACTCTCAAGGAAGAAGACAACGTCGAACAGATCTTTACCGCAAGCACGCACAGCTACTTGCTGGTGTTCACGAACAAGGGTCGTGCTTACTGGACCAAGGTTTACCGCTTGCCCGAAGGCACTCGCAACGGCAAGGGCCGCCCGATTATCAACTTCATCGGTCTTACCGAAGGCGAAAAGGTGCAGGCGATTGTGCCGGTGCGTAAGTTCGGTGGCTACTTCTGCCTCGTATTTGCAACCAAGAAGGGTGTCATCAACAAGATGGACCTCACGCTGTTCAGCCGCCCGCGTAAGGCCGGCGTGAACGCCATCAGCCTCGACGAAGACGATGAATTGGTGAAGGTCCAGCTCGTGGGTATGTCTGCCGAAGACTTCAAGGCTAGCGAAGCCGCCGAAGGCGACGAAGTGGATGCCGAAGCCGAAACACAGGCTGCCGAAGCCGCCATCGCCGAGGAATCCGAAGACGCCGAAGATATCGAAGGTCGTCCGATTCCGAAGGACTTGCTGATGCTTGCGACCAAGAACGGTCAGGCCGTGACCTTCCCAATCAGCTGCTTCCGCGCCATGGGCCGCGGCACGCACGGCGTGAAGGGTATTACCTTGGCCGAAGGCGACGAAGTGATTTCTCTGTTGTGGCTCAAGGCCGGCAACAAGATCGTGACCATTACCGAAAACGGCTACGGCAAGCGTAGCGAGCCTTCGACTTACCGCATTACCCGTCGCGGTAGCAAGGGCGTGCGCAACCTGAACGTGACCGATAAGGTGGGCGCCGCCGTGTTCGTGGAAAGCGTCGCTGACGACTACGACTTGATCATTACCAGCCGCGAAGGCCAGGTGATTCGTATCAAGGCTGCCGATATCCGCCTCACGGGCCGTAACGCCCAGGGCGTCAAGGCTATTAGCCTGCGCGAAGGCGATGTGGTGCAAGATGCTACCGCACTCCCGAGCGTCGAAGATATTGAACAGGATAGCGCCGAGGCGAAGGAAACCTTCGACAAGGTGGAAGGCGTCGAAGTTGATGACGATTCTGTCGAAAAGATCGAAGACAAGCCGGAACAGCAGATTGGAGTTCCTTCTTCTGACGAAGAATAG
- the surE gene encoding 5'/3'-nucleotidase SurE has translation MQDYPKTRVLISNDDGIQSGYMLALACALVPYADVCVFAPEVEQSGVGHAFTVRRGLSVKKVEIAENTAIEAYSMSGTPADCVKFAIGHLASHGLTTEGVGPGNFDVCFSGVNLGENSGVSSLYSGTVAGAREAALWGVPGIALSLRGTTANMLETAKEFAVKVVKDRLFERIPVGVFWNVNFPKATAETFKGFKATRMALGMFTDHYSHENGLWQLDGDKLWDEQPKDSDDYLLNQGYATITPHRIDQTDEESLEVISEMLAETPVNN, from the coding sequence ATGCAAGACTACCCGAAGACACGTGTCCTCATCTCGAACGATGATGGAATCCAGAGTGGCTATATGCTCGCTTTGGCGTGTGCGCTTGTCCCTTATGCGGACGTGTGCGTTTTTGCGCCCGAAGTGGAGCAGAGCGGGGTAGGGCACGCCTTTACAGTTCGGCGTGGGCTTTCGGTCAAAAAAGTGGAAATTGCGGAGAATACGGCTATTGAGGCGTATTCCATGTCGGGGACTCCTGCCGATTGTGTGAAGTTTGCGATAGGCCATTTGGCTTCTCACGGGCTTACCACCGAGGGGGTCGGTCCGGGTAATTTTGACGTGTGTTTTTCGGGGGTGAATCTCGGCGAAAATTCCGGCGTGTCGTCGCTCTATTCGGGCACGGTTGCTGGCGCCCGCGAAGCTGCCCTCTGGGGGGTACCGGGGATTGCGCTTTCGCTCCGCGGTACAACCGCGAACATGCTCGAAACCGCAAAAGAATTTGCCGTGAAGGTGGTCAAGGATCGCCTGTTCGAGCGGATTCCCGTAGGTGTATTCTGGAACGTGAATTTTCCAAAGGCTACCGCCGAAACCTTCAAGGGGTTCAAGGCAACCAGGATGGCTCTTGGAATGTTTACGGACCACTATTCCCACGAAAATGGACTGTGGCAACTGGATGGCGATAAACTGTGGGACGAACAGCCCAAGGATAGTGACGACTATCTGCTGAATCAGGGCTACGCGACGATAACGCCTCACCGTATCGACCAGACCGACGAAGAAAGTTTAGAAGTAATAAGTGAAATGCTGGCGGAAACGCCGGTGAATAATTAG
- a CDS encoding TIGR02171 family protein yields the protein MMKFFYCIIALLALFSFEGCSNSEYVSIPHDDPSALDSLDLKDFALMRANGKIVILGTDESSASIKDGPAMKVSFDYDFMMGRHEVTCNEMGLDCGDLPVTDVTFFDAVLYANKRSKEEGFDTVYSYSKAIFDDDSSCVGLESFKPHWDVLGYRLPTEAEWVFVTTRGWEPKESWTSANSDYELHDVCTSYYTLDSICDMAGNAMEWVGDYLVTFTEEEWVDFVGGARDYGPDERVVKGGSFRNAPETIKPYTRGDIYLVTASTKAEYIGFRLALGAIPHASQIGNVERESDSDVSVSVSSKKFKSLAATNKGKLVFREDKSGNLYYVDFSKNDLVAKELSADVSAYHPDISPDGKWVAFCTGIEGVADNSELYVRKIDASDKSLIKLNVKSAVIPRWRVLANGDTVIVYVTSAANNKNDESFAQTSTWQVKFSNGKFGTPKKLFDGAYHGGVSDDNRLAVTGARLLRANRDGRSEIWYNGEQACNASLNRNNNKMTLFLDFGGKTGRQFVRSNYETHKRIFFADSTGNLVHSLEAPEGYTFDHPEWVPLVDSLIVATLVNSEGAHRKLILANVYTERWVELAQGTELWHPALWLDVDERVFVPPLLDIDSAGVYYTDQMESYALDLRVKMEWFWKSHDTVTAVVLGSSRVMFGINSSFIHSESVLNMGFPSGDIHAISFLTLNYVLTHMPKLKYAVLEFSPDFMWDKEALFWSPVYKKSPGFKYDKTHKFWKDSIPKGFVELVEESYKPIAEQTQPYDYDEFLMPSNGWGKATVVHDTMKYELDDDDVDYNMALYKFVVNSLVEKGVQVILVVPPQNPGYAKTGAFGIYAGRRSHAEELLKRAAKLNAVMMDENKMGKHDYTSSMAYNTDHLSREGAKQLSERLDSLFVDLQK from the coding sequence ATGATGAAGTTTTTTTACTGCATAATCGCATTGCTGGCCTTGTTCAGTTTTGAGGGGTGTTCTAATTCGGAATACGTTTCGATTCCGCATGATGACCCTAGTGCCTTGGACTCGTTGGATTTGAAAGATTTTGCGCTCATGCGTGCGAACGGAAAAATCGTGATTCTGGGAACGGACGAATCCTCGGCATCGATTAAGGATGGCCCGGCGATGAAAGTTTCGTTCGATTACGATTTTATGATGGGGCGGCATGAAGTCACCTGCAATGAAATGGGACTCGATTGCGGTGATTTGCCTGTAACCGATGTGACCTTCTTTGATGCGGTGCTTTATGCCAACAAGCGCAGTAAGGAAGAAGGCTTTGATACGGTTTATTCCTATTCAAAAGCCATATTTGACGATGACAGCTCTTGTGTCGGGCTAGAATCGTTTAAGCCCCATTGGGATGTACTCGGGTACCGCTTGCCGACCGAAGCGGAATGGGTGTTTGTGACGACTCGCGGCTGGGAGCCGAAAGAATCGTGGACGAGCGCCAATTCCGACTACGAGTTGCATGATGTCTGCACGTCGTATTATACGCTCGATAGCATTTGCGACATGGCGGGCAATGCCATGGAATGGGTGGGGGATTACCTGGTTACGTTTACAGAAGAGGAATGGGTTGACTTTGTCGGTGGCGCAAGGGATTACGGCCCCGATGAACGAGTCGTGAAGGGTGGCAGTTTCCGTAACGCGCCTGAAACCATTAAACCTTACACTCGCGGCGATATCTATCTGGTGACCGCATCGACGAAGGCGGAATATATCGGTTTCCGTCTTGCCTTGGGCGCGATTCCCCATGCTTCGCAAATCGGAAATGTGGAGCGTGAATCAGATTCTGATGTTTCGGTGTCGGTAAGCAGTAAAAAGTTCAAGTCGCTTGCGGCGACCAATAAGGGAAAACTTGTATTCCGCGAAGATAAAAGCGGTAACTTGTACTATGTGGATTTCAGTAAAAACGATCTGGTCGCGAAGGAATTGAGCGCAGACGTTTCGGCGTATCATCCGGATATATCGCCCGACGGCAAGTGGGTCGCCTTCTGTACGGGTATTGAAGGCGTTGCCGATAATTCTGAACTTTACGTGCGCAAGATAGATGCGTCCGATAAATCTTTAATCAAGCTGAATGTGAAATCGGCGGTGATTCCGCGCTGGCGTGTGCTTGCCAATGGCGACACCGTGATTGTCTATGTGACAAGTGCGGCGAATAACAAGAATGACGAATCTTTTGCGCAGACGTCGACATGGCAGGTCAAGTTCTCGAACGGGAAATTTGGAACGCCCAAGAAATTGTTTGATGGCGCGTACCATGGTGGCGTTTCCGATGACAACCGCCTGGCTGTCACAGGGGCGCGACTCCTTCGGGCCAATCGCGATGGACGTTCCGAAATCTGGTACAATGGGGAGCAGGCTTGCAATGCCTCGCTGAACAGGAACAATAACAAGATGACCCTGTTCCTTGATTTTGGCGGCAAGACGGGTCGCCAGTTTGTCCGTAGCAATTACGAAACGCACAAGAGGATTTTCTTTGCCGATAGCACCGGCAATCTGGTACATTCGCTCGAGGCTCCTGAAGGTTATACGTTTGATCATCCGGAATGGGTTCCTCTCGTGGATTCCTTGATTGTGGCGACACTCGTGAATAGCGAAGGCGCGCATCGCAAACTGATTCTTGCAAATGTGTATACAGAGCGTTGGGTTGAACTGGCTCAGGGTACAGAACTATGGCATCCGGCGTTATGGCTCGATGTCGATGAACGCGTCTTTGTACCGCCGCTTTTGGATATCGATAGCGCAGGCGTTTACTATACCGATCAAATGGAATCGTATGCGCTCGATTTGCGTGTCAAGATGGAATGGTTCTGGAAATCCCACGACACCGTGACTGCGGTGGTTCTCGGCTCTTCGAGAGTGATGTTCGGAATCAATTCTTCGTTTATCCATTCCGAAAGCGTTTTGAATATGGGATTCCCTTCGGGCGATATTCATGCGATTTCATTCTTGACTCTCAACTATGTCTTGACTCATATGCCGAAGTTGAAGTATGCGGTGCTGGAGTTCTCGCCTGATTTCATGTGGGACAAGGAAGCTCTCTTCTGGTCGCCTGTCTATAAAAAATCGCCTGGTTTTAAATATGACAAGACGCATAAGTTCTGGAAGGATTCCATTCCGAAAGGATTTGTAGAACTTGTAGAAGAATCGTACAAGCCGATTGCAGAACAGACTCAACCTTACGATTACGACGAATTCCTGATGCCCTCGAATGGGTGGGGAAAGGCAACGGTTGTGCACGATACGATGAAGTATGAGCTGGATGACGACGATGTGGATTACAACATGGCTTTGTACAAATTTGTCGTCAATTCCTTGGTTGAAAAAGGAGTCCAAGTGATATTGGTTGTGCCCCCTCAAAATCCGGGTTATGCCAAGACGGGGGCGTTCGGCATATATGCCGGAAGACGGTCGCATGCAGAGGAATTATTGAAGCGCGCAGCGAAGCTGAATGCGGTCATGATGGACGAAAATAAGATGGGCAAACACGACTATACTTCGTCGATGGCGTACAATACAGACCATCTGAGTAGGGAGGGTGCAAAACAGTTGTCAGAACGCCTTGATTCGCTGTTTGTAGACCTCCAAAAGTAG